Proteins encoded within one genomic window of Gadus chalcogrammus isolate NIFS_2021 chromosome 6, NIFS_Gcha_1.0, whole genome shotgun sequence:
- the il1b gene encoding interleukin-1 beta, with amino-acid sequence MAFQCEYSSMKQTTSSEHWSDRMPQGMDLEITNHPLTMKQVVHLVIAIDRLKGSQSEQVQSSEFRDEDLLNLLLENALDEQLVLELTEAAPPRGFTANEPSEQCALRDQQKRSLVLVKEAMELHAIRLQGGTTDHEVTLNMTTYLDPRPSAPAQPAVALGIRGTKLYLSCTQTADRPTLNLEEVENTDDLKSISKDSDMVRFLFYRTEVGVSATSLVSARYSGWYISTATEDNLPVEVCLQSESRYRSFTILQG; translated from the exons ATGGCGTTTCAGTGTGAATACAGCAGCATGAAG CAAACAACCTCAAGTGAGCATTGGAGCGACCGGATGCCCCAGGGCATGGATCTGGAGATCACCAATCACCCTCTGACCATGAAGCAAGTCGTCCACTTGGTCATCGCCATTGACCGATTAAAGGGCAGCCAGTCCGAGCAGGTCCAGAGCTCTGAGTTCAGAGATGAGGACCTGCTCAACCTCTTGTTAGAGAATGCATTGGATG AACAACTGGTGCTGGAGCTGACGGAGGCAGCGCCGCCCAGAGGCTTCACCGCGAACGAGCCGTCAGAGCAGTGCGCGTTGAGGGACCAGCAGAAGAGGAGCCTGGTCCTGGTGAAGGAGGCGATGGAGCTGCATGCCATCAGACTCCAGGGCGGTACCACGGACCATGAAG TGACTTTGAACATGACAACCTACCTGGACCCCAGGCCGAGTGCTCCAGCCCAGCCAGCAGTTGCCCTGGGTATCAGGGGCACCAAGCTGTACCTGTCGTGcacacagacagcagacagacctACCCTGAATTTAGAG GAGGTGGAGAACACGGACGACCTGAAAAGCATCAGCAAGGACAGTGACATGGTGCGCTTCCTTTTCTACAGAACTGAAGTCGGCGTCAGCGCCACCTCACTCGTGTCTGCCCGCTACTCCGGTTGGTACATCAGCACCGCCACGGAGGACAATTTACCAGTCGAAGTGTGCCTGCAGTCTGAATCCCGCTACCGTAGTTTCACTATCCTTCAGGGCTAG